The Candidatus Sulfotelmatobacter sp. genome includes the window TTCGTTTCCCATCCTCAAATCGGACCCAGCGGTTGGAAGAGGAGTCTGGGATGAATGTCGAGGTGAGCGCAAAAGAGTTTTCGGATCTGCCAGGGCAAATTCGGAATGCGATCCAGTTCCTGTTGGATAACACCTATGAACTTGACCGGCTCGTCGGCTTTCCGGAACTGCAACGGATTGTGCTCGATTTTCCGGTGGAGAACCGAGACGTTCCTGTCCAGAGTGACACATTTCCTGCTGAACTGGCACTTTTATTGGGTAACTTGCGTATCGGATTGGTGGTCTCCCATTATCGCGCGCACTAACCGTGCCTCTGCGGTCAAGAATTACTTTTCAACCGATTCAACTTTGAACACGTTATTGGTCACGTCGCTCTCCGGCACGCTGCCGTCGTTGACCACGACTTCCTGGGGAGCGGCCGCAACCTCCACCCGAATCACCGCCTTGTTCTTGGCTTGCACCACGAGTCGCCGCATGATCTCCCCACCGGCAAATTTGACGATAACGGGAACTTCCGCCCCGGCGGTTCCCGAATTGTCGATGGTGACGGTCACTATGAACAAGCCGGTCATCGTCTTGTGCGGGAAGACTGAGTCCACTTTAAAGTCCGGCAGGCCGCGGTCGCGATAGACCCAGTCATCGAAGAACCACTCCAGATCGCGCGGAGTATGCGCGGCAATCAGCCGTTGCATATAGGAAGGCTCTTTATCCTGCTCGGGACGGTAAGCGGCCAGCGCCTTTTTCAGCGCCGCGTCGCCGACTATGTCGCGCAGCATCCACCAGACAAACATCGCCTTGCTGCGATAAAGTTCCTCGCTGATAGTATTCACCAGCGAGCGCTTCACTTCATCTTCCGATCGCGGAGCGGCCGTCGACTGCTCGAGTTGCCCCAGCGCAAAGCGATGCAATCCCATGTATTCAATTGCCGCGGCGCGTCCCTTCTCGCGTTCCAGATAGAGCGCCTGCGCGAAGTGGGCCAGGCCTTCTTCGATCCAGGGACGGAATGAAAAGAATGCGGCGTGCGTAAGTTGATGGGCCGCGGCCAGGCCTGCCAGTTTTGAATCGCTGTTTCCAAATGGCGTCAGCAAAAAGGAGCCGCTCTCAAAGGGTGCGGCGTTAGGATCGGGAAGGTCTGCGGTTTGAGCTTTTTCGCGAATCGTTCCAAACCATTCCGCGATCAAGGGAGAGATCTTTTCGGCTTCGTCGGCATAATTGACGGCCGACGAGTCGTGGCCTCGCAGGTAGTGAACGTCGATATTTGGCCGACGGGTAATTTCGTAATCCGCTATCACGAAGCTCGGAACAACTGCGCCGAGCCGGTCGAACGTGCAGACTGTCTCCTGTGCATGAGTGACTCCTGCGTCCATGTCATGCGATCCGCAAGCTGGAACAAAAATCCCTGACCGCTCAAAATGCAAATGCATCTTCGATCCGGCTTCTCGCGTTTTCCATCGATTCACAACTTCAAACAAGCTGTTGCCTTCGGAAAGATTCGCGACTTCGGTCGCAATCGGATACCACGCCACGTACCCCACTCCGCGCACGGCTGAGAATTTTTCATCAATCTGGTCCCAGTCGGTGCTGTTTGCCGCCTCCTCGGGCGTGCCGATGCGCGTCAGTCGAGTCGCATCGAGCAGGATGACGCCTTCGTACGCGATCTCCAGTTCGACGGTTCCCTGGGGAGCAACCGGTTGCGGCAGCGTCACGATGGCTTCGGAGAGCGAGCCGGTATGATCGATGTCGGAAGTGTAAGTCTGCGTGACGAACTGCACCGCCTGGTCGCTCACTTTTACCGAGCGCCAATCGAGCGACGACGAAATCTGCAGCACGGCAATCTTCTGCGCACTCTGCGAGTCGTTGCGCAGAATGACTTTGCCGCGCACTCCGAGGCGATGCTGTTCCGGCTCGATCCGGACGTTCAGATCGTAATTGGAGATGCTGAAGGCCTCGCGGTCGAGGGCAAGTGCGCCTGGCGCCAAAGAACAAAGCAGGCACAATAATCCGAATCGTACAACGCGCGACCTTATTTCGCAGAACTTCATTCGGGATTAGATGCTTGCTTCGCCCGCCGCTGCCGCACGATCTCATACAGCACAACGCCGGCAGCGACCGAAACATTCAGGGACGGCACTTTACCCAGCATGGGAATCGAAACCAGGAAATCGCACTTGCGCTTCACCAGATCGTGCAGCCCCTTGCCCTCGCCGCCCAGCACCAGCGCGCAGTCCATGTTGTAGTCGAGCGCGTCGTAGGTTTGTTTGGAACGTTCGTCCAGCCCGACCGTCCACACATTGTGCTCTTTCAGTTCTTCGATCGAGCGCGCGATGTTCGTGACTTTCGCGATCGGCATGTGCTCGCTCGCTCCCGCCGAAACCTTAGTGACTGTCCCGGTCACGCTCGCGGCCCGACGTTCGGGAATCACAATGCCGTTGGCGCCGGCGGCGTCCGCCGTGCGCAGGATCGCACCGAGATTGTGCGGATCCTCCACGCCATCGAGCACCACCACCAGCGAATATTCCGCGCGCTTGGCGGCAATGACGTCTTCAAGATCGTTATATTGTTTGGCGGATGTGACGGCGACCACGCCCTGATGCGCCGCGTTGCCGGCCATCTGGTCAAGTTCCGTACGCTGAAGAAAACGCACCGGCACGCTCAACCGCCGGCAATCTTCAATCAGACGTTGCAAGCGGATGTCGTGCCGCTCCTTGGCCATCCCAACCCACTCAAACGCCCGTCCGCGCGCCTTCAGGGCCTCGGTCACAGAGTTGATGCCATAAATGTAGTGCATGAGCATTCAGTGTATCGAAACTGGCACGCCAATGCGGTTGCGATGTAGTTTCAGTGAGCCAGTCACGCAACGGTTTTCACCGGACTCCAGCTCTTCGCTGAAAGGCAGCCCCGGACGCATTCGTCCGGGGCCGTTTACAGCTCCACGCTCCCGCACAAGTTCGGTTCGGCTATGTGATTTTGTAAAATTCTCTCATGTACTTGCTCCGCACCCTGGGATGGCTCTGCTGCGTCGTCTACTCGACCATCCCTGCGTTCTGGCTGATGATCCATCCCCGAGTCGAGCGCTGGCGGCAAAGCCATCGTTCGCCGTTCCGCCT containing:
- the rlmB gene encoding 23S rRNA (guanosine(2251)-2'-O)-methyltransferase RlmB, with product MHYIYGINSVTEALKARGRAFEWVGMAKERHDIRLQRLIEDCRRLSVPVRFLQRTELDQMAGNAAHQGVVAVTSAKQYNDLEDVIAAKRAEYSLVVVLDGVEDPHNLGAILRTADAAGANGIVIPERRAASVTGTVTKVSAGASEHMPIAKVTNIARSIEELKEHNVWTVGLDERSKQTYDALDYNMDCALVLGGEGKGLHDLVKRKCDFLVSIPMLGKVPSLNVSVAAGVVLYEIVRQRRAKQASNPE